Proteins found in one Lutimonas zeaxanthinifaciens genomic segment:
- a CDS encoding alpha/beta fold hydrolase — MIYKSVGTQPGTIFCIHGNSSSSRVFKDFLESNLIPQSKIVVDLPGHGDNNKGHFEQNDFTFDALKKYLVKLLENIDDDILLIGNSLGGHLAIEIAPEIEHLKGLVIMGTPPVKKPLNFEEAFISIPELNSFFKEDYTDEELDAFTGIALVNSSAKDVLSEDFKKCNPTVRSTLASDIMNGSFDDQYKIYTNLPFPKYIIAGDKDPSVKREYLNQVNELSKYGSKLIEIDNCGHYPSVDCPEKFIETIRIISQRIFK; from the coding sequence ATGATTTATAAATCTGTAGGTACACAACCAGGTACGATATTCTGCATACATGGAAATTCTTCTTCCTCCAGAGTTTTCAAAGACTTTTTAGAATCAAATCTTATCCCGCAATCCAAAATTGTTGTGGATCTGCCAGGCCATGGAGATAATAACAAGGGACACTTTGAACAAAATGATTTCACCTTTGATGCACTGAAAAAATATCTTGTCAAATTATTGGAAAATATTGATGATGACATTTTGCTTATTGGTAATTCTTTAGGCGGACATTTGGCAATTGAAATAGCTCCTGAAATTGAACATTTAAAAGGATTGGTAATCATGGGAACTCCTCCGGTAAAAAAGCCCTTGAATTTTGAGGAAGCTTTCATTTCTATTCCGGAATTGAATAGTTTCTTTAAAGAGGATTATACCGATGAGGAACTTGATGCATTTACAGGAATTGCCCTTGTTAACAGCAGTGCAAAAGATGTTCTCTCTGAAGATTTTAAGAAATGTAATCCTACGGTTCGAAGTACGCTGGCAAGTGACATCATGAATGGATCATTTGATGATCAGTATAAGATTTATACCAATCTGCCGTTTCCAAAATACATAATTGCCGGTGACAAGGACCCCTCGGTCAAGAGAGAATACCTAAACCAAGTCAATGAACTGTCTAAATATGGATCCAAGCTAATTGAAATAGATAATTGCGGCCATTATCCCAGTGTTGATTGCCCTGAAAAGTTCATCGAAACAATCCGTATAATAAGTCAGAGAATATTCAAATAA
- a CDS encoding LuxR C-terminal-related transcriptional regulator, with product MDDKLDLRTHLFNYYSGTLREISDLKSELRKDFNDIKDFPVIKGKQCLYVMNWGISKITFAKGVEEMTGYSVDDFEKRVMGEFIHPDDKPIVERIIKGGMDHIIDNMIDTNTVHHLMTYRIQKKNGEYLKVLRKTCVYERDDKNVMLSNLSMLTDISFMNNSNKVDWDLSIKDLNIEDLREKIKKRFLGFFSDREMEIIMLIRDGLSSKEIANKVHISNHTVSTHRKNILRKSGCHNSAELMSFCRQNGIF from the coding sequence ATGGATGACAAATTAGATTTAAGAACTCATTTATTTAACTATTACTCGGGAACCTTAAGGGAAATATCAGATCTTAAATCGGAATTAAGAAAAGATTTTAATGACATTAAGGATTTTCCTGTTATAAAAGGTAAACAGTGCCTTTATGTAATGAACTGGGGCATTTCTAAAATTACATTTGCTAAAGGTGTAGAGGAAATGACCGGATATTCTGTAGATGATTTTGAGAAAAGGGTAATGGGTGAATTTATCCACCCGGATGACAAACCGATCGTGGAAAGGATTATCAAAGGAGGTATGGATCATATCATCGATAATATGATCGACACCAATACGGTGCATCACTTAATGACCTACCGGATTCAAAAAAAGAATGGAGAATACCTGAAAGTACTGAGAAAAACCTGTGTTTACGAAAGAGACGATAAAAATGTCATGCTCAGTAATCTTTCGATGCTGACAGATATTTCCTTTATGAATAATTCAAACAAGGTCGATTGGGATTTGAGCATCAAAGACCTGAATATTGAAGACTTAAGAGAAAAAATTAAAAAAAGATTTCTTGGATTTTTTAGTGATCGGGAGATGGAAATTATCATGCTGATAAGAGATGGTCTATCAAGCAAAGAAATTGCCAACAAAGTGCATATAAGCAACCATACTGTTTCAACCCATCGAAAGAATATTTTAAGGAAGAGCGGTTGCCATAATTCGGCAGAACTGATGTCTTTCTGTAGGCAAAATGGAATATTTTAG
- a CDS encoding LuxR C-terminal-related transcriptional regulator, producing the protein MEYVSEAVKTVLEIDPENFSLEKMLECYHPEDLNRMHDKERLASDFLFRKISPEQIIDYKVVYLNRIMTKSGVTKTILHQAKALSVTDDGRLMKVIGVHTDISYLKAPIDHKVSFISFKYPSYYSQSTNKIGLKEKNEFSGREVEIIDLISKGLSIKEIAEQLYISEHTVKTHRKNILRKADVKNTVHLVTKCIRDGII; encoded by the coding sequence ATGGAATACGTCTCTGAAGCAGTGAAAACGGTTTTAGAAATCGATCCTGAAAATTTTTCACTTGAAAAAATGCTAGAATGTTACCACCCCGAGGATCTGAACAGAATGCATGACAAAGAGAGGCTGGCCTCTGATTTTCTTTTCAGAAAAATATCTCCTGAACAAATCATCGATTATAAAGTTGTTTATCTGAACAGAATTATGACTAAATCAGGTGTAACGAAAACAATTCTTCATCAGGCCAAAGCATTATCTGTTACAGATGATGGCAGGCTTATGAAAGTTATCGGAGTACACACTGACATATCCTATTTAAAAGCTCCTATAGACCATAAGGTTTCTTTCATTAGCTTTAAATATCCATCTTATTATTCCCAATCAACAAATAAAATTGGATTAAAGGAAAAAAACGAGTTTTCAGGAAGAGAAGTTGAAATTATCGATTTAATATCAAAAGGATTATCCATCAAAGAAATAGCTGAGCAATTATATATTTCTGAACACACCGTAAAAACGCATCGAAAAAATATTCTGAGAAAAGCGGATGTGAAAAACACGGTTCATTTAGTCACCAAGTGTATTCGGGATGGAATTATTTAG
- a CDS encoding choice-of-anchor tandem repeat GloVer-containing protein: protein MKNKYSQNVWIGQFSTFNKLYRLILMLVFLIPMKMSGQDDMYGMTRAGGSDDLGTIFKVDGEGNNQALTSFNTNYPGGLPFENLTQADNGKLYGMTYVGGTSDQGVIFEYDPVTGMYSKKFDFNNTNGARPQGSLTRADNGIFYGMTYHGGAFSRGVLFEYDPTAGTYTKKIDFNGINGQNPYGSLTLADSGKLYGMTVSGGTYGQGVLFEYDPTAGTYTKKIDFNGSNGARPQGSLTQAPNGKLYGMTYVGGTYGQGVLFEYDPSTGNYTKKIDFNGTNGARPQGSLTQAANGKLYGMTANGGVFDRGVLFEYDPTAGTDTKKIDFDLTNGANPYGSLTQAANGKLYGMTVNGGVFGRGVLFEYVPTTETYTKKFDFDLTNGANPFGSLTQTVNGKLYGMTRNGGASFRGVLFEYDPTTGNYTKKLDFNYAPKGANPNGGLTHADNGNLYGMTLNGGVFGRGVLFEYDPVTGTYTKKHDFDLTNGANPYGSLIQASNGKLYGMTSNGGTYFRGVLFEYDPSTGSYTKKIDFNGTNGQNPYGSLIQAVNGKLYGMTSSGGASVRGVLFEYDPTAGTYTKKLDFNGTNGQNPYGSPTQAANGKLYGMTFLGGTSNRGVLFEYDPATGSYIKKIDFNGASNGDIPRGGLTPATNGKLYGMTVGGGSAGRGVLFEYDPIAGTYTKKLDFDGINGQNPYGSLTQAANGKLYGMTLSGGTTYGGVLFEYDLSTGGYIKKIDFNGANGQNPYGSLVQINSGCIAGAPTPDISQLKDLEDQCSVEEPEAPTATNNCGETLIGTTETVFPISEQGETTIIWTFDDGNGNVSTQSQKVIITDTEKPKFDAASLPTDQLGVDMDAKACGATITFADPTATDNCDPTVTVVRTDNTNLNSGDLFPEGETIISYKVTDAASNESTYSFKVSVNPDAEKPEFVVASLPTDQLGVDMDAKACGAAITFADPTATDNCDPTVTVVRTDNTNLNSGDLFPEGETIISYKVTDAASNESTYSFKVSVNPDAEKPEFVVASLPTDQLGVDMDAKACGATITFADPTATDNCDPSLTVVRSDNTGLNSGDLFPEGETIISYKVTDTASNESTYSFKVSVNPDAEKPEFVVASLPTDQLGVDMDAKACGATITFADPTATDNCDPTVTVVRTDNTNLNSGDLFPEGETIISYKVTDAASNESTYSFKVSVNPDAEKPEFVVASLPTDQLGVDMDAGACGATITFADPTATDNCDPTVTVVRTDNTNLNSGDLFPEGETIISYKVTDAASNESTYSFKVSVNPDAEKPEFVVASLPTDQLGVDMDAKACGAAITFADPTATDNCDPTVTVVRTDNTNLNSGDLFPEGETIISYKVTDAASNESTYSFKVSVNPDAEKPEFVVASLPTDQLGVDMDAGACGATITFADPTATDNCDPTVTVVRTDNTNLNSGDLFPEGETIISYKVTDAASNESTYSFKVSVNPDKEKPVISCAGAVTVATDKGFCTASNVNLGTPQFSDNCSDVTVSNDAPTVFPYGITDVTWTATDQAGNKSTCIQKVIVNKVMTITSIDVNITSQQYSDKVTFTANIKQGECSIAGQAAQTVSFFAGTQNLGTVNLTKSGEKLIGTLTAPLLESPSQPSNGQMAPGVHVVEARFGGVNSNFTVSNPKTSINILREDAIVEYTGQTLQATESSKSGLATIQLSANIQDITATNTLIDPDAGDIRNAKVKFVNRDTNSDISGWIQVQDLLNSSDSKTGAISFNWNVDIGSQESESFTLGILVDSGYYYRNSSDDNVLITVYKPVGDFITGGGFIIPLNASGSYVTGIGLKTNFGFNVKYNKKGTKLRGHMNVIFRSQENDGLHTYQIKGNAIQSLGVNIADNEMKTAEFITKSNLKDITDPLNPIDLGGNLTLKVVMTDRGEPGMDDSIAIELTNKRNKLLYSSSWTGINTAQTTIGGGNVLVHSGFSLGYGETVVKATVNKEIIKDIFKVNSWPNPSDNYFNIEFKTSNFEDMINIYVFDLAGRMILKKQSLPNAKLELGSSFTSGIYLVKVIQGDKNEQLRLIRK, encoded by the coding sequence ATGAAAAACAAATATTCACAGAATGTATGGATAGGTCAATTCTCAACTTTCAATAAATTGTATCGCCTGATTTTAATGCTGGTTTTCCTTATCCCAATGAAAATGAGCGGGCAAGATGACATGTATGGAATGACACGGGCGGGGGGCTCAGACGACCTTGGAACAATTTTTAAAGTGGATGGTGAAGGTAACAATCAAGCTCTAACTTCATTTAATACAAATTATCCCGGTGGTCTTCCCTTTGAAAACCTCACCCAGGCCGATAACGGGAAACTCTATGGAATGACATATGTGGGAGGAACCTCTGATCAAGGCGTGATCTTTGAATATGACCCCGTAACCGGAATGTATTCCAAAAAATTCGACTTTAATAACACCAACGGCGCCCGCCCCCAGGGAAGCCTTACCCGGGCCGATAACGGAATATTCTATGGAATGACATACCATGGAGGAGCCTTTAGTCGCGGCGTGCTCTTTGAATACGACCCAACAGCCGGAACCTATACCAAAAAAATCGATTTTAATGGTATAAACGGACAGAATCCATACGGAAGTCTCACACTAGCTGATAGCGGTAAACTCTATGGTATGACTGTTAGTGGAGGAACATATGGCCAAGGTGTGCTCTTTGAATACGACCCAACAGCCGGAACCTATACCAAAAAAATCGATTTTAATGGTTCAAACGGCGCCAGGCCCCAGGGAAGCCTTACCCAGGCCCCTAACGGAAAACTCTATGGAATGACATATGTGGGAGGAACATATGGCCAAGGCGTGCTCTTTGAATATGACCCTTCAACAGGAAACTATACCAAAAAAATCGATTTTAATGGTACAAACGGCGCCAGGCCCCAGGGAAGCCTTACCCAGGCCGCTAATGGGAAACTCTATGGAATGACTGCTAATGGAGGAGTCTTTGATCGAGGCGTGCTCTTTGAATACGACCCAACAGCTGGAACCGATACTAAAAAAATCGACTTTGATTTAACCAACGGCGCCAATCCCTATGGAAGTCTTACCCAGGCCGCTAATGGAAAACTATATGGAATGACTGTTAATGGAGGAGTCTTTGGTCGCGGCGTGCTGTTTGAATATGTCCCCACAACCGAAACCTATACCAAAAAATTCGACTTTGATTTAACCAACGGCGCCAATCCCTTTGGAAGCCTCACCCAGACCGTTAACGGCAAACTTTACGGAATGACTCGTAATGGGGGAGCAAGTTTCCGAGGCGTTCTCTTCGAATATGATCCCACTACCGGAAACTATACCAAAAAACTCGATTTTAATTACGCCCCGAAAGGTGCTAACCCCAATGGAGGCCTCACCCATGCAGATAACGGCAATCTCTATGGAATGACTCTTAATGGAGGAGTCTTTGGTCGCGGCGTGCTCTTTGAATATGATCCCGTGACCGGAACCTATACCAAAAAACACGACTTTGATTTAACTAACGGCGCCAATCCCTATGGAAGTCTTATCCAGGCCTCTAATGGAAAACTCTACGGAATGACTAGTAATGGTGGAACATATTTCCGAGGCGTGCTTTTTGAATATGACCCTTCAACCGGAAGCTATACCAAAAAAATCGATTTTAATGGTACAAACGGACAGAATCCATACGGAAGTCTTATCCAGGCCGTGAATGGAAAACTCTACGGGATGACTTCTTCTGGAGGAGCATCGGTTCGCGGCGTGCTGTTTGAATACGACCCAACAGCTGGAACTTATACCAAAAAGCTCGATTTTAATGGTACAAACGGTCAGAATCCATATGGAAGCCCCACCCAGGCCGCTAACGGCAAACTCTATGGAATGACATTTTTGGGAGGAACATCTAATCGCGGCGTGCTGTTTGAATATGACCCCGCAACAGGAAGCTATATTAAAAAAATCGATTTTAATGGCGCTTCCAACGGCGATATTCCTCGAGGAGGTCTGACCCCGGCCACTAACGGAAAACTCTACGGAATGACAGTTGGTGGAGGAAGCGCTGGGCGAGGAGTGTTGTTTGAATACGACCCAATAGCCGGAACCTATACCAAAAAGCTCGATTTTGATGGTATCAATGGTCAGAATCCATATGGAAGCCTCACCCAGGCCGCGAATGGAAAACTCTACGGAATGACTCTATCTGGAGGAACAACTTATGGCGGCGTGCTGTTCGAATATGACCTATCAACAGGAGGCTATATTAAAAAAATCGATTTTAATGGCGCTAACGGACAAAATCCATATGGAAGCCTTGTCCAAATAAATTCAGGATGCATTGCAGGGGCTCCAACCCCTGATATATCCCAACTGAAAGATTTAGAAGATCAATGCTCTGTAGAAGAACCCGAAGCTCCAACGGCGACGAATAACTGTGGTGAAACACTTATCGGCACCACCGAGACTGTTTTCCCTATATCTGAACAAGGTGAAACCACCATCATTTGGACATTTGACGATGGAAATGGCAATGTGTCAACTCAATCACAAAAGGTTATAATTACAGATACCGAAAAACCTAAGTTTGATGCGGCCTCTCTACCCACCGATCAGCTCGGTGTCGATATGGACGCCAAGGCCTGTGGAGCCACCATCACCTTTGCTGATCCAACAGCTACTGATAACTGTGACCCTACCGTTACCGTGGTCAGAACAGATAACACCAACTTAAACTCGGGTGACCTCTTCCCTGAAGGGGAAACCATTATCAGTTATAAAGTAACAGATGCTGCCAGTAATGAAAGTACCTACAGTTTCAAAGTATCGGTCAATCCCGATGCTGAGAAACCTGAATTTGTCGTGGCCTCTCTACCCACCGATCAGCTCGGTGTCGATATGGACGCCAAGGCCTGTGGAGCCGCCATTACCTTTGCTGATCCAACAGCTACTGATAACTGTGACCCTACCGTTACCGTGGTCAGAACAGATAACACCAACTTGAACTCCGGTGACCTGTTTCCTGAAGGAGAAACCATTATCAGTTATAAAGTAACAGATGCTGCCAGTAATGAAAGTACCTACAGTTTCAAAGTATCGGTCAATCCCGATGCTGAGAAACCTGAATTTGTCGTGGCCTCTCTACCCACCGATCAGCTCGGTGTCGATATGGACGCCAAGGCCTGTGGAGCCACTATCACCTTTGCCGATCCAACAGCTACTGATAACTGTGACCCTTCCCTCACCGTGGTGCGTAGCGACAACACAGGTCTGAACTCCGGAGACCTGTTCCCTGAAGGAGAAACCATTATCAGTTATAAAGTAACAGATACTGCCAGTAATGAAAGTACCTACAGTTTCAAAGTATCGGTCAATCCCGATGCTGAGAAACCTGAATTTGTCGTGGCCTCTCTACCCACCGATCAGCTCGGTGTCGATATGGACGCCAAGGCCTGTGGAGCAACCATTACCTTTGCTGATCCAACAGCTACGGATAACTGTGACCCTACCGTTACCGTGGTCAGAACAGATAACACCAACTTGAACTCCGGTGACCTGTTTCCTGAAGGAGAAACCATTATCAGTTATAAAGTAACAGATGCTGCCAGTAATGAAAGTACCTACAGTTTCAAAGTATCGGTCAATCCCGATGCTGAGAAACCTGAATTTGTCGTGGCCTCTCTACCCACCGATCAGCTCGGTGTCGATATGGACGCCGGGGCCTGTGGAGCAACCATCACCTTTGCCGATCCAACAGCTACTGATAACTGTGACCCTACCGTTACCGTGGTCAGAACAGATAACACCAACTTGAACTCGGGTGACCTGTTTCCTGAAGGAGAAACCATTATCAGTTATAAAGTAACAGATGCTGCTAGTAATGAAAGTACCTACAGTTTCAAAGTATCGGTCAATCCCGATGCTGAGAAACCTGAATTTGTCGTGGCCTCTCTACCCACCGATCAGCTCGGTGTCGATATGGACGCCAAGGCCTGTGGAGCCGCCATTACCTTTGCTGATCCAACAGCTACGGATAACTGTGACCCTACCGTTACCGTGGTCAGAACAGATAACACCAACTTGAACTCCGGTGACCTGTTTCCTGAAGGAGAAACCATTATCAGTTATAAAGTAACAGATGCTGCCAGTAATGAAAGTACCTACAGTTTCAAAGTATCGGTCAATCCCGATGCTGAGAAACCTGAATTTGTCGTGGCCTCTCTACCCACCGATCAGCTCGGTGTCGATATGGACGCCGGGGCCTGTGGAGCAACCATCACCTTTGCCGATCCAACAGCTACTGATAACTGTGACCCTACCGTTACCGTGGTCAGAACAGATAACACCAACTTGAACTCGGGTGACCTGTTTCCTGAAGGAGAAACCATTATCAGTTATAAAGTAACAGATGCTGCCAGTAATGAAAGTACCTACAGTTTCAAAGTATCGGTCAATCCTGATAAAGAGAAACCAGTTATTAGTTGTGCCGGTGCCGTTACAGTAGCAACAGATAAAGGATTCTGTACCGCAAGTAACGTTAATCTGGGAACTCCTCAATTCAGCGACAACTGCTCTGATGTAACAGTGAGCAATGATGCTCCCACTGTCTTCCCATATGGAATCACAGATGTAACATGGACGGCAACAGACCAAGCGGGTAACAAATCGACCTGCATTCAAAAAGTAATCGTGAATAAAGTGATGACGATTACAAGTATTGATGTCAACATAACGTCCCAGCAATACAGTGACAAGGTTACTTTTACTGCGAACATCAAGCAAGGTGAATGCAGTATAGCTGGACAAGCGGCCCAAACCGTTTCCTTTTTCGCGGGCACCCAAAATTTGGGCACGGTTAACCTGACGAAAAGCGGTGAGAAGTTGATCGGAACCTTAACAGCTCCTTTGCTTGAGAGTCCCTCCCAACCCTCAAACGGTCAAATGGCTCCCGGAGTTCATGTCGTAGAGGCCCGATTTGGTGGTGTGAATTCTAATTTTACGGTTTCCAACCCTAAAACAAGTATCAATATCCTGCGAGAGGATGCCATTGTTGAATATACGGGCCAAACTCTTCAAGCCACAGAAAGTTCAAAATCAGGTTTGGCAACCATTCAACTAAGCGCAAATATTCAGGATATCACTGCAACCAACACTCTCATCGATCCAGATGCTGGTGATATCAGAAATGCAAAAGTGAAATTCGTTAATCGTGATACGAATTCTGACATTTCCGGTTGGATTCAGGTCCAGGACCTACTGAACAGTTCAGATTCAAAAACCGGTGCTATCTCCTTTAATTGGAATGTAGATATTGGTTCTCAGGAATCAGAATCTTTCACATTGGGAATATTGGTAGACTCCGGATATTACTATCGAAATAGTTCAGATGATAATGTATTGATTACCGTATACAAACCCGTCGGTGATTTTATTACGGGTGGAGGTTTTATTATACCTTTAAATGCTTCAGGAAGCTATGTTACAGGAATTGGACTCAAAACAAATTTTGGTTTCAACGTAAAGTACAATAAAAAAGGCACCAAGCTAAGAGGACATATGAACGTCATTTTCAGAAGTCAGGAAAATGATGGTTTGCATACATATCAGATAAAAGGAAATGCCATTCAGTCTCTAGGTGTAAATATTGCAGACAACGAAATGAAAACAGCAGAATTCATAACAAAATCCAATTTGAAGGATATCACTGATCCATTGAATCCAATCGACTTAGGTGGTAATCTTACTTTAAAAGTCGTTATGACCGATAGAGGTGAACCAGGTATGGATGACTCGATTGCAATTGAACTTACTAACAAAAGGAATAAGCTGTTGTACTCCAGCTCTTGGACGGGTATCAATACGGCGCAAACAACTATTGGTGGAGGAAATGTTTTGGTTCATAGCGGTTTTAGTCTTGGATATGGAGAAACAGTTGTTAAAGCAACTGTAAACAAAGAAATTATAAAAGATATTTTCAAAGTTAATTCATGGCCAAATCCATCAGACAATTACTTTAATATTGAATTTAAAACTTCAAACTTTGAAGATATGATCAATATTTACGTATTTGATCTAGCCGGTAGAATGATTCTTAAAAAGCAAAGTTTGCCTAATGCAAAGCTTGAGCTAGGAAGTTCATTTACTTCAGGAATTTATCTGGTCAAAGTAATTCAGGGTGATAAAAATGAGCAATTGAGATTGATTCGAAAATAG
- the cyoE gene encoding heme o synthase — MVETAVIRHNYFDDIKQLTKFGLSLSVVFSSIAGYLLAAEVIDYQIVLLLSVGGYCMVGASNAFNQIIERGPDAVMKRTMDRPIPAGRISVNVAMIIAVLLTLSGLVILYSINEKTALFGAISIFLYTSAYTPLKPVTPLSVFVGAIPGAIPFMLGWVAATDKFGIEPGILFMIQFFWQFPHFWAIGWLQFDEYKKAGFNLMPTGEKNKKASKLVIIYTLFMLIVSIFPVFRLTGELYLLPFSAVIIFLLGLVMLYYGVKLHTDQTDKMARKLMLSSVLYITLIQIIFVIDKFLH, encoded by the coding sequence ATGGTGGAGACGGCAGTGATTCGACATAATTATTTTGATGATATCAAGCAATTAACAAAATTTGGTTTATCGCTGAGTGTCGTTTTTTCATCAATTGCCGGTTATCTGCTGGCTGCTGAAGTTATTGATTATCAAATCGTTCTTTTGTTATCTGTTGGAGGCTATTGTATGGTTGGAGCTTCAAATGCTTTTAATCAGATCATTGAGAGGGGACCGGATGCGGTCATGAAAAGGACCATGGACCGTCCAATTCCAGCGGGAAGAATTTCTGTTAATGTAGCCATGATCATTGCTGTGTTACTGACCTTGTCTGGTTTGGTTATCCTCTACTCGATCAATGAGAAAACGGCTCTATTTGGTGCCATTTCTATTTTTTTATACACAAGTGCATATACTCCGTTAAAACCGGTAACACCTCTATCTGTATTTGTCGGAGCGATTCCGGGTGCCATCCCTTTTATGCTGGGTTGGGTTGCGGCCACCGATAAGTTTGGCATTGAGCCGGGAATTCTTTTTATGATTCAGTTTTTTTGGCAGTTTCCTCATTTCTGGGCCATTGGCTGGCTACAGTTTGATGAGTACAAAAAAGCCGGGTTCAATTTGATGCCTACAGGTGAAAAGAACAAAAAAGCATCCAAACTCGTGATCATTTATACACTTTTTATGTTGATCGTTTCTATTTTTCCTGTTTTTCGCCTTACAGGTGAACTTTATTTACTCCCTTTTTCTGCCGTGATCATATTTCTTTTGGGGCTTGTCATGTTGTATTATGGGGTAAAACTTCACACGGATCAAACTGATAAAATGGCAAGGAAGTTGATGCTTTCTAGCGTGTTGTATATAACCTTGATACAGATCATTTTTGTGATCGATAAATTTTTGCATTAA
- a CDS encoding cytochrome c oxidase subunit 3, whose product MEQKTREKSFKQMLWISMISMTMMFAGLTSAYVVSKGREDWVSFDLPGSFYISTILIVLSSISFVLAKSALMSASQSKTTLLLAVTLLLGLGFVFFQFSGFNELIDAGLYTTGPQSNVASSFLYVITATHLLHIFVGILVLAWVLFRNARGKYTPESHLGLSLSAIFWHFVDALWIYLFIFFYFIR is encoded by the coding sequence ATGGAACAAAAAACGAGAGAAAAGTCATTTAAGCAGATGCTGTGGATATCCATGATCAGTATGACCATGATGTTTGCAGGATTGACAAGTGCTTATGTAGTTAGTAAAGGAAGAGAGGATTGGGTTAGTTTTGATTTACCAGGTTCCTTCTACATTAGTACCATCTTAATTGTTTTGAGTAGTATTTCCTTTGTTTTGGCCAAAAGCGCCTTGATGTCTGCTTCACAATCCAAAACAACACTTTTATTGGCCGTAACTCTTTTGCTCGGACTGGGATTCGTATTCTTTCAATTCAGTGGTTTTAATGAACTGATCGATGCTGGATTGTATACCACGGGGCCCCAAAGCAATGTTGCTTCTTCATTCCTTTATGTCATCACAGCAACCCACTTGCTGCATATTTTTGTTGGAATTCTGGTTTTGGCCTGGGTTCTTTTCAGAAACGCAAGGGGCAAATATACGCCGGAAAGCCATCTAGGTTTGTCTTTAAGTGCTATTTTTTGGCATTTTGTGGATGCCTTATGGATATATCTGTTCATCTTTTTCTATTTTATCCGATAG
- a CDS encoding cytochrome c oxidase subunit 3: MEATVADTSKGGVWSGGGSRPFDASYGKMMMWFFIMSDALTFSGFLGAYGLIRYKYLDSWPIADEVFTHIPFIHGDFPMYYVAFMTFILIFSSVTMVLAVDAGKHMQKNKVIVYMGLTIIGGLIFLGSQAWEWKTFINGSYGALQLEDGKIVQFVDASGHQVTLQSFASDTPTERVQHKKENGLWFEYESALPPVTLEQVKEGFAANSDISMRTELINLETKEKTIVSREEANKFLDNAVRVVQGANLTENEYGKTLFADFFFFITGFHGFHVFSGIVINIIIFFNVIIGTYERRGHYEMVEKVGLYWHFVDLVWVFVFTFFYLI, from the coding sequence ATGGAGGCAACAGTTGCTGATACCTCAAAAGGAGGAGTTTGGAGCGGAGGAGGAAGTAGACCATTCGATGCGAGTTATGGAAAAATGATGATGTGGTTCTTCATCATGTCCGATGCCCTGACATTTTCAGGATTTCTTGGTGCATACGGATTGATCCGCTATAAATATTTGGATTCTTGGCCGATTGCTGATGAAGTATTTACCCACATTCCTTTTATACACGGGGATTTTCCAATGTACTATGTGGCCTTCATGACCTTCATCCTGATCTTTTCATCGGTAACCATGGTTTTGGCTGTGGATGCCGGTAAGCACATGCAAAAGAACAAGGTGATCGTTTATATGGGTCTGACCATCATTGGAGGTTTGATCTTTCTTGGGTCACAAGCCTGGGAATGGAAAACCTTTATCAATGGAAGTTATGGTGCACTTCAGCTTGAAGATGGAAAAATAGTACAGTTTGTTGATGCATCCGGACATCAGGTGACGCTTCAAAGTTTTGCTTCTGATACTCCGACAGAAAGAGTACAGCACAAAAAAGAGAACGGACTTTGGTTTGAATATGAATCTGCACTTCCTCCGGTAACCCTTGAGCAGGTAAAGGAAGGATTTGCTGCGAACTCTGATATTTCAATGCGAACCGAACTTATAAACCTTGAGACAAAAGAAAAGACAATTGTTTCAAGAGAGGAGGCAAACAAATTTCTGGATAATGCCGTAAGAGTGGTTCAGGGAGCTAATCTTACAGAAAACGAATATGGCAAAACCTTGTTCGCTGATTTCTTTTTCTTTATTACAGGATTTCATGGATTCCACGTTTTTTCAGGGATCGTTATCAATATTATCATCTTCTTTAATGTGATCATCGGTACATACGAAAGAAGAGGTCATTATGAAATGGTTGAAAAGGTTGGATTGTACTGGCACTTTGTAGACCTGGTATGGGTATTTGTATTCACATTCTTCTATCTGATCTAA